In the Maribacter sp. MJ134 genome, one interval contains:
- a CDS encoding helix-turn-helix domain-containing protein, producing MKQPALGSKIVELRKQKGLTQEELVERCNINVRTLQRIENGEVSPRSYTIKTILSALDHDYEELYSSTEETTGTDIVVNSEGEAKSIGTLLIVASIFGILYLLIGPFEGFADYYRFGDGELVFGLAGHIIIKIISYIGYAVLIYGFLIVGKLLRNYLMKIAAVLLIVVLLLFYAYDITSLFFESTFPIEGILIAESIILGTLGVLFGISILKSAKKLGTLGYLAGGLEIITAVCFLLVVLSLLGLVLQFPTVIIEVIVLLKIRQAIKVQSV from the coding sequence ATGAAACAACCAGCATTAGGTTCTAAAATTGTTGAGTTACGCAAGCAAAAAGGTCTCACCCAAGAAGAATTGGTAGAACGCTGTAATATTAACGTACGCACCCTGCAGCGCATAGAAAATGGGGAAGTATCCCCTAGGAGCTATACGATCAAAACCATACTGTCCGCTTTGGACCATGATTATGAGGAGCTCTATTCCTCTACGGAGGAAACTACCGGTACCGATATCGTCGTTAACTCGGAGGGCGAAGCTAAATCTATCGGCACCTTGCTGATCGTAGCCAGTATTTTTGGTATCCTTTACCTCCTTATTGGTCCGTTCGAAGGTTTTGCCGATTACTATCGTTTTGGTGATGGCGAGCTCGTTTTTGGATTGGCCGGTCATATTATTATCAAAATCATTTCTTATATAGGCTATGCCGTCCTTATTTATGGTTTCCTTATCGTAGGAAAGCTCTTGAGAAATTATTTGATGAAAATAGCTGCGGTGCTACTTATTGTGGTCCTTTTACTATTTTATGCTTATGATATTACATCTCTCTTTTTTGAAAGCACTTTTCCTATTGAAGGAATCCTTATAGCGGAATCCATCATATTAGGGACCTTGGGAGTGCTTTTCGGTATTTCAATCCTTAAATCCGCCAAGAAATTAGGCACATTAGGTTATCTAGCAGGAGGCTTAGAAATTATTACCGCGGTCTGTTTCCTTTTGGTAGTCCTATCCTTATTAGGATTGGTATTACAATTCCCTACCGTTATTATAGAAGTCATCGTACTTCTTAAAATTAGGCAAGCCATAAAGGTGCAAAGTGTTTGA
- a CDS encoding zinc-ribbon domain-containing protein — protein sequence MIFFFGTRASKIKERQLKGTTCPYCQSQDSFIVSSFSKYFHFFWIPIIPLFKTHIAECSHCKKSYGIGQFTKEMQRSLENENRLNPAKRPLWQGLGCLVLIVFFGVMITISFYGVYRRSKNPEKYKVEIDPRLELLNADMDKLSKLVTTETDSLTLALKQCVTHDIVGGLNTENIEYFTKRNDSSILVLLRIEEIKKIKPGFRKDIIAVVNDCLFQMDSITRTNEIYIGVEGRWNIVLVQTPTDADLGGRFADKNKLLPFYGTKALSPVLEGVQDSISVP from the coding sequence ATGATTTTCTTTTTTGGAACCCGTGCTTCAAAAATAAAAGAGCGACAACTAAAGGGCACTACCTGTCCTTATTGTCAATCCCAAGATTCTTTTATAGTAAGCTCATTCAGTAAATACTTTCACTTTTTTTGGATTCCGATTATCCCGTTGTTCAAGACCCACATTGCGGAATGCTCCCATTGTAAAAAGAGCTACGGTATAGGGCAATTCACTAAGGAAATGCAACGCAGTCTTGAAAATGAAAACCGACTGAACCCTGCAAAAAGACCCCTGTGGCAAGGTCTTGGGTGTTTGGTCCTGATAGTATTTTTTGGCGTTATGATTACTATTTCATTCTATGGAGTTTACAGGCGCTCTAAGAATCCAGAGAAATATAAAGTGGAAATTGACCCAAGGTTGGAACTCTTAAATGCGGATATGGATAAGCTTTCAAAATTGGTTACCACAGAAACGGATAGTTTGACCTTAGCTTTAAAACAATGCGTAACCCATGATATTGTTGGCGGATTGAATACTGAAAATATTGAATACTTTACAAAGCGAAACGATAGTAGCATATTGGTTCTTTTACGAATAGAGGAAATAAAAAAAATAAAGCCAGGGTTTAGAAAAGATATTATAGCTGTGGTAAACGATTGCCTATTTCAGATGGATAGTATCACTAGGACAAACGAGATATATATTGGGGTTGAGGGACGATGGAATATAGTCTTGGTACAAACCCCTACAGATGCTGATTTAGGAGGTAGATTTGCGGATAAAAACAAACTGTTGCCTTTTTACGGAACCAAAGCTCTAAGTCCCGTATTAGAGGGTGTGCAAGATAGTATTAGCGTACCTTAA
- a CDS encoding aspartate kinase, with product MKTISSVVEQYIKKKPFLQSALAQGIINLTSLSRIVKPEIEEELGKDIRNGAIVMALKRLSDDLEFRATHKILKVLKNIGEITVRSSLTDYTFLASDNILVQQAKLLEEINNNQDVFYTSSRGVNEINIVISNIMDKTVEELFQEEKCTQKAEDLSSITVKLPAENVSVPGIYYFIFQRLAWEGIVLYEVISTTNEFTILVNDEQVDIAFKTIKDLKGL from the coding sequence ATGAAAACAATATCATCTGTCGTAGAACAGTATATTAAGAAAAAACCATTTCTTCAAAGTGCTCTGGCACAGGGTATTATAAATCTTACCTCATTATCCCGTATCGTTAAGCCAGAGATTGAAGAGGAACTTGGAAAAGACATTCGTAACGGCGCTATCGTAATGGCTTTAAAGCGGCTGTCTGATGATTTAGAATTCCGCGCTACCCATAAGATTCTAAAGGTACTTAAGAATATAGGCGAGATTACGGTGCGATCTTCTTTAACGGATTATACCTTTCTGGCCTCGGACAATATTTTGGTGCAACAGGCAAAACTTTTAGAGGAGATCAACAACAATCAAGATGTATTCTACACCTCTTCAAGAGGAGTAAATGAAATCAATATTGTCATCAGTAACATTATGGACAAGACCGTTGAGGAATTGTTCCAAGAAGAGAAATGTACGCAGAAGGCAGAAGATCTTTCTTCTATTACGGTAAAGCTGCCGGCTGAAAACGTGTCCGTACCTGGAATCTATTATTTTATTTTTCAGCGGTTGGCTTGGGAGGGAATTGTCCTGTACGAGGTTATTTCTACGACCAATGAGTTTACCATATTGGTAAACGATGAGCAGGTAGATATCGCTTTTAAAACCATAAAAGATTTAAAGGGACTCTAA
- a CDS encoding TlpA family protein disulfide reductase: protein MKFYTSLFIVLLTFGLQAQQSISGNFTPAKDFKWLIAYELTPGSQRYVADTAVNDGYFKLDLPANAVKGMYRLVYAIPQDEFYIDVIYNGEEEISFNFDFEEGVSFTSSKENITFDSYFSTIGALESKLVAYYQSGKTSEKEFEAILKELKNTQQSFETRSEGLLVSSFIMANKPYIPESYEPVTSYFNQKKKRYFEHINVEDKMLQASGFLKDKITNYVFSAIPLEQTSQTEVEKAIQENIRIIAAKLETTPGNFQVAIFHGLWETARENSLNTIAEVIYDNHLKTLAIENGQQQLIDEITVQTRLSIGAPSPDITWKENGTTKSLSSLNGAEHYVLVFWSSTCSHCLKEVPALHKELATYENIEVIAVGLEDDEANWNMEIAKLPNFHHAIALDKWQSEYAQLFAIQQTPTYFILDKKKRFISKPHTDKEVVAFLKD from the coding sequence ATGAAATTTTATACTAGTTTATTCATTGTTCTTTTAACGTTCGGTCTACAGGCCCAACAGTCCATCTCGGGGAACTTTACACCCGCTAAAGATTTTAAATGGCTCATTGCCTATGAGCTTACACCAGGTAGTCAGCGATATGTTGCGGATACGGCAGTCAATGACGGTTATTTTAAATTGGACTTGCCTGCGAATGCCGTCAAAGGCATGTACAGATTGGTCTATGCTATTCCGCAAGATGAATTTTACATTGATGTTATCTACAATGGTGAGGAAGAAATCAGTTTCAATTTTGATTTTGAAGAAGGGGTATCTTTTACAAGTTCAAAAGAAAATATAACGTTCGATTCCTATTTCTCAACTATTGGTGCCTTAGAAAGTAAGCTCGTCGCGTATTATCAGTCGGGAAAAACATCGGAAAAGGAATTTGAAGCTATTCTTAAAGAATTAAAAAATACCCAACAAAGCTTTGAAACGCGAAGTGAAGGTCTACTGGTCAGTTCCTTTATAATGGCCAACAAGCCTTATATTCCAGAGAGTTATGAACCGGTCACATCTTATTTTAATCAGAAAAAGAAACGATATTTTGAGCATATCAATGTTGAAGACAAAATGTTACAGGCATCGGGATTTTTAAAGGACAAAATAACCAATTATGTTTTTTCCGCCATACCTCTGGAGCAAACCTCGCAAACTGAAGTTGAAAAAGCAATACAAGAAAATATAAGGATTATAGCAGCTAAGCTAGAAACTACACCGGGTAATTTTCAGGTAGCTATTTTTCATGGTCTTTGGGAAACAGCAAGAGAAAACAGTCTCAATACTATTGCGGAGGTCATTTACGACAACCACTTGAAGACCCTAGCTATAGAAAACGGTCAACAGCAATTAATAGATGAGATAACGGTACAGACGCGGCTTAGTATAGGAGCACCGTCTCCTGACATCACATGGAAGGAAAATGGTACTACCAAATCACTTTCTAGCCTGAACGGAGCGGAGCATTACGTATTGGTATTTTGGAGTAGCACGTGTTCCCATTGTTTAAAGGAAGTACCCGCCTTGCATAAAGAATTAGCAACTTACGAGAATATTGAGGTAATTGCAGTAGGACTAGAAGATGATGAAGCGAACTGGAACATGGAAATTGCCAAACTGCCCAATTTTCACCATGCCATTGCCTTGGATAAATGGCAAAGCGAATATGCACAACTGTTCGCTATACAACAAACACCGACCTATTTTATTCTGGATAAGAAAAAACGATTTATTTCAAAACCCCATACGGATAAGGAAGTTGTAGCATTTCTTAAAGATTAG
- the mfd gene encoding transcription-repair coupling factor, producing the protein MTHSSIQQLFSQSSTAGKLRDAIANSVSSPSSIHLKGLTGSSLSFVLADAFLQSDAPFLLVFNDKEEAAYFLNDLEKLIGEKDVLFYPGSYRRPYQIEETDNANVLLRAEVLNRINSRKKPAVIVTYPDALFEKVVTRKELDKNTLKIKLADTLSLDFLNEVLFEYKFKRVDFVTEPGEFSVRGGIVDVFSFSHDEPYRIEFFGDEVDSIRTFDVETQLSTEKVTKITIIPNVANKFLEERRESFLNYISSKTIVFSKNTDLLFGRLDDFFEKAIAAFKELSEDIKHAEPEELFLNATEFKAQLANFMLITSGGSVLPATQENIVFHTKPQPSFNKKFNLLIENLNDNHSKGFTNYIFCASQQQAKRFHDIFEEVGRLVHYKTIVFPLHQGFISDDLKIVCYTDHQIFERYHKFHLKNGYAKKQAITLKELNKLEIGDYVTHIDHGIGKFGGLQKIDVEGKKQEAIKLAYGERDILYVSIHSLHKISKFNGKDGAPPKIYKLGSGAWKKVKDKTKSRVKKIAFNLIKLYAKRRLEKGFQYDPDSYLQNELEASFIYEDTPDQSTATADIKKDMESERPMDRLICGDVGFGKTEVAIRAAFKAVDNGKQVAVLVPTTILAFQHSRTFSERLKEMPVTVDYLNRFRTAKERRETLEKLEAGKVDIIIGTHQLVNKNVKFKDLGLLIVDEEQKFGVAVKDKLKSIKENVDVLTLTATPIPRTLQFSLMAARDLSVITTPPPNRYPIESAVIRFNEETIRDAITYEIQRGGQVFFIHNRIENIKEVAGMIQRLVPDAKVGIGHGQMEGKKLEQLMLSFINGAFDVLVSTTIVESGLDVTNANTIFINNANNFGLSDLHQMRGRVGRSNKKAFCYFITPPYESMTSDARKRIEALEQFTELGSGFNIAMKDLEIRGAGDLLGGEQSGFINEIGFETYQKILAEAIDELKENEFKDLYEEVEGKANKVFIKETQIDADFELLFPDDYINNITERLNLYTELNQIKDEDALKNFEAQLVDRFGELPPQAEDLLNSVRIKWIANTMGIEKIVMKQGKLIGYFIADQQSDFYQTASFTRVLQYVQSHAHLCKIKEKKTRNGLRLLLVFDGIRSIDRAFLALEQLK; encoded by the coding sequence ATGATCTGGAAAAACTAATCGGTGAGAAAGATGTACTTTTTTATCCAGGAAGTTACCGCAGACCCTATCAAATAGAGGAAACGGATAACGCCAACGTACTTTTAAGGGCAGAGGTCTTGAACCGTATCAATTCCAGAAAAAAACCAGCGGTAATCGTTACCTATCCAGATGCACTTTTTGAAAAAGTGGTCACCAGAAAGGAACTGGATAAGAACACTTTAAAGATAAAACTAGCGGATACACTTTCTTTGGATTTCTTGAACGAAGTCCTTTTTGAGTATAAATTCAAGCGGGTGGATTTTGTGACGGAGCCAGGCGAATTTTCCGTGCGTGGTGGTATTGTAGATGTATTTTCCTTTTCCCACGACGAGCCCTACCGAATAGAGTTTTTTGGTGATGAGGTGGACAGCATTAGAACTTTTGATGTAGAGACCCAACTTTCTACGGAAAAAGTGACCAAAATCACCATTATCCCTAACGTAGCGAATAAATTTTTAGAAGAGCGAAGAGAGAGTTTTTTAAATTACATCTCTTCTAAAACCATTGTTTTTTCAAAGAATACCGACCTTCTTTTTGGTCGCTTGGATGACTTCTTTGAAAAGGCCATAGCAGCTTTCAAAGAGCTCTCGGAAGACATAAAACATGCCGAACCGGAAGAACTTTTCTTGAATGCGACGGAATTTAAAGCGCAGTTGGCAAATTTCATGTTGATTACATCTGGCGGGTCAGTGCTCCCTGCTACGCAAGAGAACATCGTTTTCCATACCAAACCCCAACCCTCGTTCAATAAAAAATTTAATCTGCTGATTGAAAACCTGAACGATAATCATTCCAAAGGCTTTACCAATTATATTTTCTGTGCGTCACAACAGCAGGCCAAGCGGTTTCATGACATTTTTGAAGAGGTCGGTAGGCTCGTACACTATAAGACTATCGTTTTTCCGCTCCATCAGGGCTTCATATCCGATGATTTAAAGATTGTCTGCTACACGGACCATCAAATCTTTGAACGCTATCATAAGTTTCACCTTAAAAATGGGTACGCCAAAAAGCAGGCCATCACCCTTAAAGAACTCAATAAATTAGAAATTGGGGACTATGTAACCCATATTGACCATGGTATTGGCAAATTCGGCGGATTACAAAAAATAGATGTCGAAGGGAAAAAGCAGGAAGCAATAAAACTGGCCTATGGAGAACGAGATATTCTTTACGTAAGTATTCATTCCCTTCATAAAATATCCAAGTTCAATGGGAAGGACGGCGCCCCACCAAAAATATACAAACTTGGTTCCGGAGCTTGGAAAAAGGTAAAGGACAAGACGAAATCCCGTGTCAAGAAAATTGCTTTCAACCTGATAAAACTCTATGCGAAAAGACGTTTGGAAAAAGGATTTCAATACGACCCGGACAGTTATCTTCAAAACGAACTTGAGGCCTCCTTTATCTACGAGGATACGCCCGACCAAAGTACGGCGACCGCAGACATAAAAAAAGACATGGAGAGCGAACGCCCCATGGACCGTCTCATCTGTGGAGATGTAGGTTTTGGCAAAACGGAAGTCGCGATACGAGCGGCATTTAAGGCCGTAGATAATGGAAAACAAGTTGCTGTCTTAGTGCCGACTACCATATTAGCCTTTCAGCATAGCCGCACGTTTAGTGAACGTTTAAAGGAAATGCCCGTTACCGTAGATTATCTTAATCGGTTCAGAACAGCCAAAGAGCGAAGGGAAACCTTGGAAAAACTGGAAGCGGGCAAGGTAGATATTATTATTGGCACACATCAATTGGTGAACAAGAACGTAAAGTTCAAGGATTTAGGTTTGTTAATTGTAGATGAAGAACAAAAATTCGGTGTGGCGGTCAAGGATAAATTAAAATCGATCAAGGAAAATGTAGATGTGCTTACCTTAACGGCTACACCTATCCCAAGAACCCTTCAGTTCAGTTTAATGGCGGCTCGGGATTTGTCCGTAATCACTACCCCTCCACCCAATCGCTACCCCATTGAAAGTGCGGTAATCCGTTTTAACGAGGAAACCATACGCGATGCAATTACCTATGAAATACAACGTGGCGGACAGGTATTCTTTATCCATAACCGTATTGAAAATATAAAGGAAGTTGCGGGTATGATACAACGTTTGGTGCCAGATGCCAAAGTGGGTATTGGCCACGGCCAAATGGAAGGCAAAAAACTAGAACAATTGATGTTAAGTTTTATCAATGGTGCTTTTGATGTTCTGGTTTCTACGACGATTGTAGAAAGTGGGCTAGACGTTACCAACGCCAATACCATATTCATAAACAACGCCAATAATTTTGGGCTCAGCGATCTTCACCAAATGCGTGGACGTGTAGGTCGCAGCAATAAAAAGGCATTCTGTTATTTCATTACCCCACCATATGAATCCATGACCAGTGATGCTCGCAAACGTATTGAGGCCCTGGAACAGTTTACCGAACTGGGAAGCGGGTTTAACATCGCCATGAAAGATTTAGAAATCCGTGGTGCCGGGGATTTATTGGGTGGCGAACAAAGCGGGTTTATTAACGAAATTGGTTTTGAAACCTATCAGAAAATCTTGGCCGAAGCTATAGACGAACTTAAGGAGAATGAGTTTAAAGACCTTTATGAAGAGGTAGAAGGTAAAGCGAACAAAGTCTTTATTAAAGAAACCCAGATAGATGCCGATTTTGAACTCTTATTCCCGGACGATTACATTAACAATATTACAGAGCGGCTAAACCTGTATACCGAACTGAACCAGATTAAGGATGAAGACGCTTTAAAGAATTTTGAAGCACAATTGGTAGACCGGTTCGGAGAATTACCCCCGCAGGCAGAAGACCTATTGAATTCGGTTCGTATCAAATGGATCGCCAATACCATGGGTATTGAAAAAATAGTAATGAAGCAGGGCAAATTAATCGGCTACTTCATTGCGGACCAGCAATCGGATTTCTACCAAACTGCCTCCTTTACCAGGGTATTACAATATGTTCAAAGTCATGCACATCTTTGTAAGATAAAAGAGAAAAAAACACGTAACGGACTGCGCTTGTTGTTGGTCTTTGACGGCATCAGAAGTATAGACAGGGCCTTTTTAGCGTTAGAGCAGTTGAAATAG
- a CDS encoding YraN family protein, with protein sequence MGKHNEFGKEGEKIAVDYLKKKGYQIYYKNYRYLKAEIDIIARKGDILAIVEVRSRSSDFIENIADTVTPKKIKLLVMAADHYVTETDLDVEVRFDIITILKNRKQFELEHLESAFYHF encoded by the coding sequence ATGGGAAAACATAATGAGTTTGGAAAGGAAGGGGAAAAGATTGCCGTTGATTATCTCAAAAAAAAGGGATATCAAATTTACTATAAGAACTATAGATACCTTAAGGCCGAGATAGATATCATTGCTCGTAAAGGTGATATTTTGGCCATTGTTGAGGTACGATCTCGTAGCTCGGATTTTATTGAGAATATTGCCGATACCGTGACCCCGAAAAAGATAAAATTATTGGTCATGGCTGCAGACCACTATGTTACCGAAACAGATTTGGATGTGGAGGTCAGATTTGACATAATCACTATTCTGAAGAACAGGAAGCAATTTGAATTGGAGCACCTAGAATCAGCATTCTATCATTTTTGA
- a CDS encoding DUF1800 domain-containing protein, producing the protein MEYFINCNTSTLAAYNAPLDQLRASHLYRRLGFSASVDTINQAVGQNAGTLVDALVDEALNMAPLPAPAWADWTNANYPEDDDARRQLRNQQRTEFGLDYANGLLNNNLRDRLSFFWSNHFVTELDVYDCNSFLYYYVNCLQRNAIGNFRTFTSEIGLTSAMLYYLDGVFNNGNNPNENYARELYELFTLGEGNGYTEEDVIETAKALTGYVERGEVGCTQVTFRADRHDAGPKTILGQTGNWGYDDVINILFQQRPNEIAEFVCRKLYEFFVHPDSKDEANNAQTIIDGMAATFLANDFEIAPVLRQLFRSEHFFDDEAIGVIIKSPFDFYFNTLKETSFAYTDATVLEMANYSRLLSQELFDPVDVAGWQRDRSWINTNFIIGRWLTIESILEAFYQADNEQFRSLGLAISGNVGLTSNNPDEVSRLIIDFMLPKGLLDEGEYQKAYAIFRSDVEDVYYEGGNQESWTLATWPAAPFQVYLLLQYLARQPEFQLK; encoded by the coding sequence ATGGAATATTTCATTAATTGTAATACTTCTACTCTTGCAGCCTACAACGCTCCCTTAGACCAACTAAGAGCATCGCATTTGTATAGAAGGTTAGGATTCAGTGCATCCGTGGATACCATAAACCAAGCCGTAGGTCAAAATGCAGGTACGCTTGTTGACGCTTTGGTGGACGAAGCATTAAATATGGCTCCCTTACCCGCCCCTGCTTGGGCAGACTGGACGAATGCAAACTATCCCGAAGACGATGATGCCCGCAGGCAACTACGCAACCAACAACGAACAGAATTTGGATTAGACTACGCCAATGGTCTGCTGAACAATAATCTAAGAGATCGCTTAAGTTTTTTTTGGAGTAATCATTTCGTAACAGAACTGGATGTTTATGATTGTAATTCTTTCTTGTATTACTATGTAAATTGTCTACAACGAAACGCAATCGGTAATTTTAGAACCTTTACCAGTGAAATTGGGCTCACCAGCGCCATGCTTTACTATTTAGATGGTGTTTTCAATAATGGCAACAACCCCAATGAAAACTATGCCCGTGAACTTTATGAGCTTTTCACTTTAGGTGAAGGTAACGGTTACACAGAAGAAGATGTTATAGAGACAGCAAAAGCTTTGACCGGTTATGTTGAGCGGGGAGAAGTAGGTTGTACTCAGGTTACTTTTAGAGCGGACCGCCACGATGCCGGTCCTAAAACGATTTTAGGGCAGACCGGAAATTGGGGTTATGACGATGTTATAAATATTCTTTTTCAGCAAAGACCCAATGAAATAGCAGAGTTCGTATGCAGAAAGCTTTATGAATTCTTTGTACATCCAGATTCCAAGGACGAAGCTAATAATGCACAGACCATTATAGATGGTATGGCGGCAACATTTCTTGCCAACGACTTTGAAATAGCTCCTGTACTAAGACAACTTTTTAGAAGCGAGCACTTTTTTGATGATGAGGCCATCGGTGTGATCATTAAAAGTCCGTTCGATTTTTATTTCAATACCTTAAAGGAAACAAGCTTTGCCTATACGGATGCCACCGTTCTTGAAATGGCAAACTATAGTAGGTTACTTAGCCAAGAATTATTTGATCCGGTAGATGTTGCCGGTTGGCAAAGAGACCGATCCTGGATCAACACCAATTTCATTATTGGCCGTTGGTTAACTATTGAAAGTATACTTGAGGCTTTTTATCAAGCTGATAACGAACAATTCAGGTCATTAGGGTTGGCCATTTCCGGCAATGTTGGGTTAACCAGCAACAATCCAGATGAAGTATCTAGGCTTATCATAGATTTTATGCTTCCCAAAGGTCTTTTGGACGAGGGTGAGTATCAAAAAGCCTATGCCATTTTCAGAAGTGATGTAGAAGACGTTTACTATGAAGGCGGCAATCAAGAATCATGGACATTGGCCACTTGGCCTGCGGCTCCATTCCAAGTCTATCTATTATTGCAATATTTAGCAAGACAACCTGAGTTTCAATTAAAATAA
- a CDS encoding TerB family tellurite resistance protein has product MEFNLAEKLAIVKMIYSMVYADGVVHKGEINEVSKLMNVIDFDSNHIQFAQNIEKEQSVAILQEMTEEKKIALTRILEDIAKADGFVHEKETELLNSLYTALEV; this is encoded by the coding sequence ATGGAGTTTAATTTAGCTGAAAAATTAGCCATCGTAAAGATGATTTATTCAATGGTGTATGCAGATGGCGTAGTGCATAAGGGCGAAATCAATGAAGTAAGTAAGCTCATGAACGTCATTGATTTTGATAGCAATCATATTCAGTTTGCCCAGAATATTGAAAAGGAACAGAGCGTAGCCATTTTACAAGAAATGACAGAAGAAAAGAAGATTGCTTTGACTAGAATTCTAGAGGACATCGCAAAGGCGGACGGATTTGTTCATGAAAAGGAAACAGAACTTTTAAACAGTCTGTATACCGCGTTGGAAGTTTAA